A single region of the Procambarus clarkii isolate CNS0578487 chromosome 81, FALCON_Pclarkii_2.0, whole genome shotgun sequence genome encodes:
- the LOC138358049 gene encoding uncharacterized protein produces MLKNAPNKLGGNRYKVQTLSQMGGASCGDTVRRMMRRIGTYGVWSQYSLVGRKRKRVFKTLDICNVIIKACINTHTNATERDVETSIADMLKNAPNKHGGNRYKGGEARIHVHHIAESDMTNNENSGEPGAWHTAESSLMSI; encoded by the exons atgttgaagaacgccccaaacaaactcggtggaaacagatacaag gtccagacgctgtctcaaatgggcggtgcaagctgtggagacacagtgagacgaatgatgaggaggatagggacctatggggtctggtctcagtattcactcgttgggcgcaagaggaaacgtgtcttcaaaaccttggatatttgtaatgtaataataa aagcctgtatcaacacccacactaatgcaactgaaagagatgttgagacaagtattgctgatatgttgaagaacgccccaaacaaacacggtggaaacagatacaag ggtggtgaagcaagaatacatgtgcatcacatagcagagtcggatatgacgaataatgaaaacagcggagagcctggtgcatggcataccgctgaatcttctctaatgtctatatag